The bacterium genome has a segment encoding these proteins:
- a CDS encoding HIT family protein, with amino-acid sequence MKWMTHEEWARLKAGHDCPMCLESVMEENPHSYKVIELKRSIVRLNKNQYMKGWTTLVLKRHATELFELEPEERAEFWDEVSLAAKALNEIYRPAKINYCIWGNIMPHVHCHLFPRFFEDDPGQPINQNEREVLFSREEYRALIRDLQGRINPDR; translated from the coding sequence ATGAAATGGATGACACATGAAGAATGGGCCCGGCTTAAAGCCGGTCATGACTGCCCGATGTGCCTTGAAAGCGTGATGGAAGAGAACCCCCACAGCTACAAGGTCATCGAGCTGAAACGCTCAATAGTGCGCTTGAACAAGAACCAATACATGAAGGGCTGGACCACCCTGGTCTTAAAGCGGCATGCCACCGAGCTTTTTGAACTGGAGCCGGAAGAGCGGGCGGAGTTCTGGGATGAAGTTTCCCTGGCGGCCAAAGCGCTGAATGAGATCTACCGCCCGGCCAAGATCAACTACTGCATCTGGGGCAACATCATGCCCCATGTCCACTGCCACCTGTTCCCCCGGTTCTTCGAGGACGACCCCGGCCAGCCCATCAACCAGAACGAACGGGAAGTTCTGTTTTCCCGGGAGGAATACCGGGCGCTGATCAGGGACCTACAGGGCAGAATAAACCCTGACCGGTGA